In Motacilla alba alba isolate MOTALB_02 chromosome 2, Motacilla_alba_V1.0_pri, whole genome shotgun sequence, the DNA window TTCCCCCCACTGTTTGAacattcctttgttttcttctaagCTGGTTGAAATAGATAATAGGAGTCATAGAGATGTCCCTAGTTCAGATCGATGCACCAGAAAAATGCCAGTATTGGGCAGGGCTGTACTAGGGTAAGAATTGCAAGCACCAAGTGCCAGGGATAGAAAAAGAACTAGGAGAGCTGCACTACTTTATTAACTGTGGAGTTGCCCTAAGATTGGCTTAGCTGTACTGAGGAACTGTGTTCAAAAAGCTCCAAAATACAATTTGGTGAAAAACCATCAGAAGAACTGAGCACAGTGAGTTGCCAAGTGCACCTTTCTTCTGTGGTGTGACTAAAGAGCATCCTGAGAGTAGGTAGCGCATCTGTACCTATAATTTTGTGTAAATGACTAACAGGTAGGTCTTGGCaggaaagcattaaaatattctAGTGGGGTAAATCTAGAAAATTTGGTTTCCTGGCAATAAACCAGACCCTCCTCTAAATAAGCTATTGTCATACAGAGAAAGGGAGAGCTGTGATCCTTTGTCCCTTTGCCTGAATTGTCCCTTAATTGTCCAGAGGAACTGTGGGCACAGGGTTTGGCTACGCAAAGGAATTTTTCTCCTGAAGCCTATGGCTATCTCAAAAGTCACAGAAACCCGGTGCCAGTAGAGTCTGAAGTCCAGCTGAAGTTCAGATTGCTTCACTAGCTCTCCATGTGGAAGCTATCAGTTaaggcagggggaaaaaaatcctaagtgAATCAAAATTGCCTTGAAGAAAGTGATGCCATCAGTCTCAGTGGAGTTTATGAGTAGCTGTCATCATGGAGGGCTTATTCCTCAGCCACAGCCAGTTGCCTGCCCTTGTCTCCAGCGGCTAAGACCACTGAGAAAGCCCTAGAGCTTCAGTTCCCCAGATTGAGTGGAGAGGACAGGGGAACTGAGACAGCAGGAGGCTGTGCAGTCTTTCTTACTTTAATGGTCTAGAATGTATTCCCTCCTTTTTCTACTGAAACTAGTTTTCCTTTCTAGCAGATTATTATTGCTTTCCTCATCCAAATCATCTTCTCAGTGGTTGAGAAAACCATCTTATCTATCCTTTTGCTTTTATCGTGTCTCACGTGGGCTTGAAGAAACCTACCTTTTTAATGCAGCTTGTAATTTAACCATTTCTAGTTGCTGAAGTACTGTTTTTGCCATTGTTTAGCTTAATGACAGGTTTGAAACATGAATTGTGTACACatagaagcatttttttcatgtttctacTGCACCTATGCATAGGATTGTGCACCCAAAGTGAAAGTTTTGAACTTCTCCCCACTCTAAGAAGTGCTTGACATGCAACAATCAACTAAGTTAACATGTTAACCAGAATGACCATCCTAAATGCATTCTGACCTTCTAGGCAAATAGTGTCCATGTTGCATATTTGCCctgtttctgtctgcagaggaaagggatGAATcccattttaatgttttgagTTTCCTATCCCTTCTGATGcatccttttttcttctaagcATGAACAAAAGAGTTCAGAAGAGTCTCTTATGCCAGTAGGAGTCAAGAAGCCCTCTACTAAGGAAGCAACCTTATTCCAGTAAGCAGTGAAACTGGAAATAATGAAGGTGCTGatgtgaggaaaataaaatacttgtaCTGATGCTTTTTTCCTGGAAGGTGAAGAGGAAATGCTCTGTGTACTTATGGCCTTTTTGAAGAAGATTAAACCACATTGAAAGGTTCATAAAGGTAGCAGGCTGAAATATTATATTCTGAggctgtaaaataaattttaaaaaataaatagttaaaAAAGTTCAGTCCTGATAGCAGCACTGTAAGTGCGGAAAATTAGTTCTGTGTTCCATTTCAGTGGAAGAAAGAGTTGTAAGTAACACAGAGGGTGTTATTTCAATAATTTAGACCACAGTAAATCAATCTTTTTTCACGGTAGCAGCACTAAAATTAGACATACGAGGAAAGCATAAGAAAAGTTTAACAGAAGCTAGATAGTTGGTCTGTTTCTACTATAACATTTGAAACtaaaaaaatttgtttgaatTGAAGGTTTTTACAGATAAGTGCTGCAAATGTATCTTTTCTCCACTGTATATTTGGAATCTTTGGTTTGAGGTCATAACTTCTGTGAAAGGATGGTGCACTAGGTCCTTGCCAAAAGCAGGTACCAAAAACTTTCCAGCCCTAGATTACTGGGGAGCTTTTTTCACTTGAGCTGTTAACCATTTTCTTATTACAGGAGATGACTgctcagctgcacagcaaagcaTGATTCTAATTCCATTTGAATAGTTCAAATAGCTCTGGAGGTGTGTGTTCAGATAGCTGTGCTTAAGGGTACTGCATGGTTGAAATCCATAACTGTGTTAGTCACAGTCATAACTCATGATAATGCTCATCAATACTGAGGTGGAAAACCAAAACAGTGACCATGACACTGCCTGCCTCCCTGTCTGCACAGGGATCACAAAGTCTGTTTTGGCATTTTCATCAGTTTTTCATCATCACTGCTGATccagtttttaatttctgaaaatgaaattggGATATGGTGTGAACTTGGGGTCCAAGATACTGtggaattttcctttctttgaattGATGAATTCCAAATTCATGGAAAGCTTCCAAAGAAGCTTGTGAATCCAACTTTTGGTAAGGAGTATGTGGAAGTAATTCCTGCAACATTAATTTGGGACATTCTCTTCAAATTGCTCCAGAGAGTATTTACAATTAATACTaagcaaaataatgaataaGTATTTGGAAATATTACTTGTGAAATATATTGATTTAGAGAAcatttgctgaaataaatgagTGGCTGAAGGCCCTTGAGGTTAAAGTTGTGATTCTGAAATGTGGACTGAAGTATTAAGAAGTAAGTTGTTATTTTGATGAACTGGTACATCCAgtgtgaaaattaaatataattaacatCTCCCAAATATAACTTCCTGACTTTTTGTATCAGATACATAGTCCAATGTTATTAACTACTTAAGCACAGAGTGATAAGTGAAAGGTCTCCTgaattttgattaatttcttcTAAATCAAGAATAATAGTTTATCTTTGACCACTTCCTACTATCCACCCCCCGCCCCTTCCCATTTTCCTTATGGAAAGCTGTGCCCCTCTGCCATTTGTGTTGATGTAATGAAGACGCTTTACTTACAGAGATGGGACAGGCCGTTTAATCCTCACAGCTGTCACCTCCCGGTCGTTGTCTTCCTGCTCGAGCTTGTCCTCTGCTTCCCCATAGCCACTGTCCTGGGCATCCAGGCTGTCATCACGacacttcagcagcagctctctcttGGCCCCATCTTTGTCCTCATCTTCCATCTTCTCCCAGCCCTTGGTCAGCTCTGATACCACATTTGAACACTTCCTCCTTATGGTTGAGGATAATTTGTTGCTAAGAATTTTGTCAATAGCACTTGATTCTTCTTTGAGTTTGGTCATCTCAGAACTGCTGTTGTTGTTCTCGTACCTTTCACTGAGGAGGCTGACATCGCCTCCTCGTTCATAGGCTTTGCTGACAACTGTTTTGGTCACCTCTTTGCTTTTAATGCTGAACATTCTGGGGTCTTCATCTGAttcccttgattttttttcagcatcgCTTATTGTCGCCGAATCCTTTGCTGAGgatttttcatcatctttttctTGGTCCCTCTTGACAGATGGAATTTGCCATTTTTCAAAGGAACATTCTTGTACAGGCTGAACTGATGAGTTCTCTGCAGCGGGGACCCATCCAGAGGGCTCTTGCTCTTGCTTTACATGGTGGTCAGAtgcccactgctgccagcctcgTGCCAAGCTGAAGACCTGGCTGGCCATCCGGATCTTGTGGACAGCCCTTTTCACAGGAGCAGT includes these proteins:
- the ABRA gene encoding actin-binding Rho-activating protein, with the protein product MAADSSMAPEEKPSTAPVKRAVHKIRMASQVFSLARGWQQWASDHHVKQEQEPSGWVPAAENSSVQPVQECSFEKWQIPSVKRDQEKDDEKSSAKDSATISDAEKKSRESDEDPRMFSIKSKEVTKTVVSKAYERGGDVSLLSERYENNNSSSEMTKLKEESSAIDKILSNKLSSTIRRKCSNVVSELTKGWEKMEDEDKDGAKRELLLKCRDDSLDAQDSGYGEAEDKLEQEDNDREVTAVRIKRPVPSLANRLSEEARSNARRKCSAVHSLKDRWQEWADQHIITQKLNPFSEEFDHELAMSTRLHKGDEGYGHPKEGTKTAERAKRAEAHIHREIRDMCFIIESMAKPRPDGKIQVTFGELFDRYVRISDKVVGILMRARKHGLVDFEGEMLWQGRDDNVIITLLK